The following are encoded together in the Culex pipiens pallens isolate TS chromosome 1, TS_CPP_V2, whole genome shotgun sequence genome:
- the LOC120425893 gene encoding uncharacterized protein LOC120425893: MLFSWRSVVTMGDLQTLRKKQEILLNKLEVLNQFVEHYKAEEHECQLEVRLGMLNDVYQEFTDLRTKLELLLEEKDAAKYADAEPKVKQEVVSHREERVVASDMAMIFDPYGLIGPVVVQAKIFVQKLWRMELDWDAALPEDLQEYWREYRRNLAGLDSLSIPRWIGTGADDQNVQLHGFCDASVNAYGACIYIRTVSANGDVTVRLLASKSRIAPLENLKKKKRKQSIPRLELASALLLAHLYEKVANAINFRGKAFFWTDSMIVRCWLASLPSRWNQFVANRVSEIQHLTESGSWDHVPGIENPADIISRGMTPMQLQYSKLWFNGPDWLSLDHQHWPHAQVPNAADFDHEELEEHNAVAAVARDTEPCKLFTANSSYTVTIRTTAVICRFCFNSRAANKHCRRVGPLTAEELEVALKKLVRLAQRECFPEEYDALSRDRAIPSNSRIAALNPRIVDGILCVGGRLQHAAVSDNRKHPYILDHRHPFTKLIVTHYHETMFHAGQQLLISAVRERFWPINIRNLVREVIHKCVDCFRVKPKVLDQLMADLPPERVTPCTPFARVGVDYCGPFQVAYPQRRARPVKCFVAIFVCLVTKAVHLELAADLTTQAFLAALKRFTARRGKPKLVMCDNAKNFVGARRELSELAKLFLSQQFEEEIIRETANDNIEFKFILARSPNFGGLWESAVKSFKLLFKRTIGLHTLLYDEFQTVLVQIEAILNSRPLTPLSNDPADFEALTPGHFLIQRPLTAIPEPNLDHIPENRLSAWQTVQRYTQQLWKKWSNLYLSDLHNRTKWTKQKDNVAVGTMVLLKDENLPPLKWQLGRVSDIHPGADGNIRVVTVRTKDGSYQRAISKICILPIRDNLSTAQGEN; encoded by the exons ATGTTATTCAGTTGGCGATCAGTGGTCACGATGGGCGATCTGCAGACTTTGCGGAAGAAGCAGGAGATCCTGCTGAACAAACTGGAGGTGCTGAATCAGTTCGTCGAGCACTACAAGGCGGAAGAACACGAGTGCCAGCTGGAAGTTCGACTCGGAATGCTGAACGACGTGTACCAGGAGTTCACGGACCTACGGACGAAGCTGGAGTTGCTGCTGGAAGAAAAGGATGCGGCCAAGTACGCGGATGCGGAGCCGAAGGTCAAGCAGGAGGTCGTGTCACATCGTGAAGAG CGTGTCGTGGCCTCAGACATGGCCATGATCTTCGACCCGTACGGGTTGATCGGTCCTGTCGTCGTCCAAGCGAAAATCTTCGTGCAGAAGCTGTGGCGCATGGAACTGGACTGGGACGCCGCTCTGCCAGAAGATCTGCAGGAGTACTGGCGAGAATACCGCAGAAATCTAGCCGGTCTAGACAGCCTGTCGATACCCCGCTGGATTGGCACAGGTGCAGATGACCAGAATGTGCAGCTTCACGGGTTCTGCGACGCTTCAGTCAACGCTTACGGTGCGTGCATCTACATCCGAACCGTTTCGGCCAACGGCGACGTCACCGTCCGCTTGCTGGCCTCCAAATCCCGCATCGCACCGCTCGAGAacctgaagaagaagaagcgtaAGCAGTCGATTCCCCGCCTGGAGCTGGCGTCCGCTCTGCTGCTGGCGCATCTGTACGAGAAAGTGGCCAACGCCATCAACTTCCGAGGCAAAGCGTTTTTCTGGACGGATTCCATGATCGTACGCTGCTGGCTTGCGTCACTGCCGTCCAGATGGAACCAGTTCGTGGCCAACCGTGTGTCCGAGATTCAACACCTGACAGAGAGCGGATCTTGGGACCATGTGCCCGGAATAGAGAACCCAGCTGACATCATTTCTCGCGGCATGACACCGATGCAGCTGCAGTACTCAAAGCTTTGGTTCAACGGACCCGATTGGCTGAGTCTTGACCACCAGCACTGGCCGCACGCTCAAGTGCCGAACGCAGCAGACTTCGACCACGAAGAACTGGAGGAACACAACGCTGTCGCTGCAGTTGCACGTGACACCGAGCCCTGCAAACTGTTCACAGCGAATTCGTCGTACACCGTGACAATACGGACGACCGCTGTAATCTGCCGCTTCTGTTTCAACAGCCGTGCGGCGAACAAGCACTGTCGCAGAGTTGGTCCGTTGACGGCTGAAGAGCTCGAGGTCGCTTTGAAGAAGCTGGTGCGCCTCGCTCAACGAGAATGCTTCCCGGAAGAGTACGATGCTTTGTCCAGAGATCGCGCGATTCCAAGCAACTCCCGCATTGCTGCGCTGAACCCAAGAATCGTCGATGGAATCCTGTGCGTCGGCGGCCGGTTGCAGCACGCCGCAGTCTCGGACAACCGGAAGCATCCGTACATCCTCGACCATCGTCATCCGTTCACGAAGCTTATCGTCACACACTATCACGAGACCATGTTTCACGCTGGACAACAACTGTTGATCTCTGCTGTGCGTGAACGGTTCTGGCCGATCAACATCCGCAACCTCGTTCGCGAGGTGATCCACAAGTGTGTCGATTGCTTCCGTGTCAAGCCGAAGGTTCTGGACCAGCTCATGGCGGATCTGCCGCCCGAACGAGTCACTCCGTGCACACCGTTCGCACGAGTCGGAGTTGACTACTGCGGACCTTTTCAGGTCGCGTACCCGCAGCGCCGAGCTCGCCCAGTGAAGTGCTTCGTTGCCATCTTCGTCTGCCTGGTCACCAAGGCTGTTCACCTAGAACTCGCAGCAGACCTAACGACGCAGGCATTTCTGGCGGCCCTCAAACGGTTCACTGCCCGGCGTGGCAAACCGAAGCTGGTCATGTGCGACAACGCCAAGAACTTCGTCGGCGCAAGACGTGAGCTGAGCGAACTCGCCAAGCTGTTCCTAAGTCAGCAGTTCGAAGAGGAGATTATCCGCGAAACAGCGAACGACAACATCGAGTTCAAGTTCATTCTCGCTCGCTCGCCGAACTTTGGCGGCCTCTGGGAGTCCGCAGTGAAAAGCTTCAAGTTGCTGTTCAAACGTACGATCGGGCTGCACACCCTGCTGTACGACGAGTTCCAGACTGTGCTGGTCCAGATCGAAGCGATCCTCAACTCGCGACCGCTCACGCCGCTCAGCAACGACCCCGCAGACTTTGAAGCGCTGACCCCAGGACACTTCCTGATCCAACGTCCACTCACTGCGATTCCTGAGCCAAACCTCGACCACATTCCCGAGAACAGATTGTCGGCCTGGCAAACTGTCCAGCGGTACACGCAGCAGCTCTGGAAGAAGTGGTCCAACCTCTACCTGTCGGACCTGCACAACCGCACGAAGTGGACTAAGCAGAAAGACAACGTTGCTGTCGGAACCATGGTCCTGCTGAAGGACGAAAACCTCCCGCCGCTAAAGTGGCAGCTCGGACGCGTTTCCGATATCCACCCGGGAGCTGACGGCAACATCCGTGTCGTCACGGTGCGCACAAAGGACGGTAGCTATCAGCGTGCGATCTCTAAGATCTGCATTCTGCCGATCCGTGACAACCTTTCTACCGCGCAAGGGGAGAACTAG